One Hordeum vulgare subsp. vulgare chromosome 4H, MorexV3_pseudomolecules_assembly, whole genome shotgun sequence DNA window includes the following coding sequences:
- the LOC123448391 gene encoding uncharacterized protein LOC123448391 yields MKIKTNPIQSHNQPTNQRWPKHLPSPDSHYSNTAAAPDSPYLSLAATDEDDDLLQPTPACLPSAPASAPPPSPLLDLDPVRRRADQPLPTPLSKPTAADYPPSSSTWLLLHDPTTTFSFVLWFSSSPFASDACIPFDCVCSLGAIEESRSHPIQGRRMPTTTRLLNLNTMHCQGDLFPPSLHCSFRFKVPCHTSSGWFPHACGLIHSDDSRRLLRFCFLPDITRVLSCSPEIAGVLFFP; encoded by the exons atgaaaataaaaacaaatcctATCCAATCCCAcaaccaaccaaccaaccaacGGTGGCCCAAACATCTTCCTTCCCCCGATTCACACTACTCCAACACCGCCGCCGCTCCCGATTCACCCTACCTCAGCCTCGCAGCcaccgacgaggacgacgacctcCTCCAACCCACCCCGGCCTGTCTCCCATCGGCGCCGGCATCGGCGCCCCCACCCTCTCCCCTTCTCGATCTTGATCCGGTCAGGCGGCGTGCAGATCAGCCACTGCCTACACCTCTATCTAAACCAACCGCCGCTGACTACCCACCGTCGTCCTCGACCTGGCTACTCCTCCACGACCCCACAACCACCTTCTCTTTCGTCTTATGGTTTTCTTCATCTCCTTTTGCATCTGATGCGTGCATCCCATTTGATTGTGTGTGCAGTTTGGGGGCTATTGAGGAGAGCCGCTCTCATCCGATCCAAGGAAGGAGGATGCCCACCACCACGAGGCTACTCAACCTCAACACCATGCATTGCCAAGGTGACCTATTTCCCCCCTCCCTCCACTGCTCATTCCGATTCAAGGTCCCCTGCCATACctcaagtggttggtttcctcacgcgTGCGGGCTAATCCACTCCGACGACTCCCGCCGGTTGCTTCGATTCTGCTTCCTCCCCGACATTACGCG GGTTTTGAGTTGTTCCCCTGAGATTGCGGGGGTCTTGTTTTTCCCTTGA